The Kitasatospora albolonga nucleotide sequence CGGCGACCTGATGCGGGCGCGCGGTTCGCTGGCGCGGGCCGGGCAGCTGGTGCACGACACGGTGACCCGGGACGCCACGCTGCACGACGCGCTGGAGGCGGTGCTGACCGACAGCGGGGGGCGGGTCGCGGTGACCGGGCGGCGCGGCGAGTTCATCGGGGTCGTCGACATGAAGACGCTGATGGACAACGTGCAGGAGCTGCTGGAGGCCGACCGGCTGACCGCGATGGAGCACCAGCACGAGCTGGAGGAGCTGCGCGTCCACCGGACGGAGCAGGAGCTGGAGGGGGGTGGCGGCGGAGTATGAGCCCCAGCCACCCGTCCGGCCCCGGCTCCGGTCCCGCCTCGGGCCCCGGCTCCGGTCCCGGTTCCGGCAAGGGCCCGGCTGCTCCCACCCGGCCGCCGGGCGAGCACGACGTCAAGGGCCACGCGTTCCACGACGAGGAGAGCGACCCCTCCCCCGCCCCGGCCGCCCCGGCGCGCCGGATCACCTGGCGCAAACTGGTCGTCCTGCCGCTGGTGCTGGCGGTCATCCTGGTGATCACGTACATCTGGATCACCACCATCCACCTGGACTCGATCGCGGAGAACTCGCTCTCCGGCGGCAATGTGCAGCTGCGCTGGTGGCAGCATGTGCGGCTGACGGCGATCTCCACCTTCTGGGTGCTGATCATCGCGATCCCGCTGGGCATCGCGCTGACCCGGCGGCGGCTGCGGAAGGCGGCCCCCGCGTTCACGGCGCTGGCCAATATCGGCCAGGCGACCCCGGCGATCGGTCTGCTGGCGCTGCTGGTGATCTGGCTGGGCATCGGGCCCCGGACCGCGATCATCGGCATCGTGATCTACGCGGTGCTGCCGGTGCTCTCCAACACGGTGGCGGGTCTGCGGGCGATCGAGCCGAACATGATCGAGGCGGCACGCGGGATGGGGATGTCCGGGCGGGGCGTCCTGTTCAAGGTGGAGCTGCCGCTCGCGGTGCCGCTGATCCTGGCCGGAGTACGTACGGCACTCGTCCTGAACGTCGGTACGGCGACGCTGGCCACGTTCGGCGGGGGCGGCGGGCTGGGCGACCTGATCACCTCGGGCATCCAGACGCAGCGGATGCCGGTGCTGGTCATCGGCTCGGTGCTGACGGTGGTGCTGGCGCTGCTGGTGGACTGGCTGGCCTCGCTGGCCGAACTGGCGCTGACCCCGCGCGGGCTGGAGGAGCGGTGAGGACGACGACGTACGGTTTCCGGGTCCTGGCGGCCGCGTCCTTGCTGCTGGTGGGCGGCTGCGGGCTCAAGAGCGGTTCCCCGATGGTGGACGAGGTGTCGCCGGGCTCGGTCGGCCGGGGCGAGCCGCTGAAGGGCGCCACGCTGACGGTGACCTCGAAGAACTTCAGCGAGAACATCATCCTCGGCCAGATGACCGGCCTGGTCTTCAAGGCGGCCGGGGCGGAGGTCATCGACCGCACGAACCTGCCGGGCTCGATCAGCGCCCGCGAGGCCATCATCAACGGCGACGCGGACGCCCAGTGGGACTACACCGGCACCGGCTGGATCACCTTCCTCGGCCACGCGGACCCGATCGTGGACCCGAAGAAGCAGTACGAGGCGGTACGGGACGAGGACCGCGGCAACGGGGTGGTCTGGCTGCCTCCGGCCCCGCTCGACAACACGTACGCGCTGGCCATCAGCAAGAAGAACAACGCCAAGTACCGGCTGAAGACCCTGTCGGACGTGGCGGCGCTGGCAAAGAGGGACCCGGGCGCGGTGACGATCTGCGTGGAGAACGAGTTCGCCTCGCGGGACGACGGGCTGCCCGGCATGGAGAAGAAGTACGGGATGAAGATCCCGGCGGGCAACATCCAGAAGATGGACGCCGGGATCATCTACACCCAGGTCTCGGAGTCCGACTCCTGCCTGCTGGGCGAGGTGTTCACCACCGACGGCCGGATCGAGGCGATGGACCTGGACGTGCTGGAGGACGACAAGGACTTCTTCCCCAACTACAACGCCTCCCCGGTCATCCATCTGGCGACCTTCGAGAAGTACCCGGTGATCGCCGAACTGCTGGACCCGCTCGCGAAGAAGCTGACGACCGAGGTGGCACGGACGCTGAACGCCAAGGTGGATGTGGAGGGCGAGGACCCGCACGAGGTGGCGAAGGAGTGGCTGGTGGCGGAGGGGTTCATCGAGGAGGGGTGAGGGAGCCCGGGGAGGGAGTTGCCAAGGGTTCGCTGCAAAGAAACTGCTGCAAAGCTTGTGTTGCAAAGGTCGAGTTGCAAAAAACCACTTGCAAAGCACTCTTTGCAACTCTACGGTTGGCGCATGGCAGAGAACGAGCAGGGCGACCGCCCCCACCCCCACGCCGACCGCACCGACCGCAAGATCCACCACGTCGACGCCCGCGCCTTGCGCGCCATCGCGCATCCGCTGCGGCTCCGACTACTCGACACACTCCGGGAGTTCGGCCCCGCCACCGCCTCCAAGCTCGGCGATCGGCTCGGCGAGTCCAGCGGCTCGACCAGCTACCACCTGCGCCAGCTCGCGGAGAGCGGGCTGGTGGAGGACGCCCCGGAGCTGGGCAAGGGCCGCGAGCGCTGGTGGCGGTCGGTGCACCAGGGCTCGACGGTCGAGAGCGCGGACTTCATGACGCACGCCGATCCGGAAGTGCGCGGAGCCATCGAGTTCCTCCTGCACGAGACGGCCACCACTCACGCCCGGGACCTCAACACCTGGCTGGGCACGTCGGGCGACTGGCCGGAGGAGTGGCAGCGGAGCTGGGACCTGAGCGACTTCAAGATCCGCCTCACGCCGGAACTCTCGCTGGAGCTGTCCCACAAGGTCCATGAACTCGTGGAGAGCTACCGGGGCCGGGTCCCGGAGGACACCGAGGGATCGGCGATGGTCCAGACCCACCTGCACGTCTTCCCGCGCCCTTCCGAATGAGCGTCCCCGTATGAGCACCGATCCCCAACAGCCGATGAACCGGAGGGAATTACCCATGAACGCCGACATCCACATGCTCCTGCACGCCGACCGTTCCGCCGAACTGCGCCGCGAGGCACGGTCGTTCACCCCGCCCCGGACCGCCCTGCGGACCCGCGTCGGCTGGACGATGGTCGAGCTCGGCCTCCGGCTGGCCCGGAGCGGACCGGCGGCGGCCGGTGCCCACACGTTCCGTACCGCCTAGGGCTTCCGCACAGGCCCTGGCCAGTCGCCTTCGGGGGAAGCACGGCCATGCACCACCACCACCGCCACCGCCATCGCCTGCCGCTCGCCGCCACGCTCGCGGCCAACTCCATTTCCACCGCCGGGACTTCACTCACCCTGATCGGCGTGCCCTGGTTCGTCCTGGAGACCACCGGCAGCGCGGGCCGGGCGGGCGTCGTCGCCTTCTGCGCCACCCTGCCGATCGTCGTCGCCGCGCTGATCGGCGGACCGTTCATCGACCGGATCGGCCGCCGCAGGACCGCCGTCGTCTCCGACACGGTCTGCGGCCTCGCCATCGCCGCGATCCCGCTGCTCCACCGGGCGGGCGCCCTGGAGTTCTGGATGCTCTGCGCGCTGATGGCCCTGAACGGCTTCGCCCACACCCCGGGCAACACCGCCCGGTACGTCCTCATCCCCGATCTCGCGGAGCACGCGGGCACCACGCTCCCCCGGGCCGCCAGCCTCTTCGACGCGGTCTCGCGCGGGGCCCGGATGGTCGGCGCGGCGCTGGCCGGCATCCTGATCGCCTTCGCCGGGTCGGAGACCGTACTCCTCCTGGACGCGGCCACGTTCGGCCTCTCCGCACTGCTGGTCGCCGTCGGCGTACGGGGCGTGGGCGCGGCCGAACCGCGCAAGGGCGGGGCACCCGTCTCGCTGCGCACGTACGGCACCGAACTCCGCGAGGGATACGCCCACTTGCTGGGCAACCGGCTGCTGCTGGCGATCGTCCTCATGGTGATGCTCATGAACGGCACCGACCAGGGCTGGTACGCCGTCCTGCTCCCGGTGCACGCCGAGGCCGAGTTGGGCGGAGCGCGGGACATCGGGCTGCTCACCGCGCTGTTCGGGGCGGGCGGACTGGCGGGGGCGCTGCTGTACGGGGCGGTGGGTCACCGCTTCCCCCGGCGGGCGGTGTTCACGGTGTGCGTGATCCTGTGCGGGGCGCCGCGCTTCCTGGTGGCGGCGGTGACGGGGACGACGCTGCCGCTCGCGGTGACCATGCTGCTGGGCGGAATCGCGGGCGGGGTGCTGAACCCGATCCTGACGACGGTCATCTACGAGCGCGTACCGGACCGGCTCCGCAGCCGGGTCTCGGGGGCGCTGACCGCCGGCTGCGAGTTCGCGATGCCGCTGGGCGGACTGGCGGCCGGGCTGCTGGTGGAGGGGACGGGCTCGACGGGGGCGCTGCTGGCGATGGGCGGGGTGTACTTCCTGGCGACGCTGAGCCCGCTGGTGTTCCCGTCGTGGCGGACGATGGAGGGAGCGGCGGCCTCGGCGGAAGAAGCGGCGGGCGAGGCGGCGGGCCGGGAAGAGGCAGCGGGCGAGGCGGCGGGCCGGGAACCCGCCGTACCGCCCCCGCCGAAGGGGATCAGCAGCTCGGCACCTTCCCGCCGCTCTCCAGCGCCTTGAGCGCGCCCACCGCGCCGTCCAGGGTCGTGACGGGGATCAGCCGCAGCCCCTCGGGCCGCTCCGCCTCCGCCTCGCGGCACTCGGCCTTCGGGACGAGGAAGACGGTGGCCCCGTCGCGGTGGGCGGCCTGGGTCTTCATGGAGACCCCGCCGACCGCGCCGACCTTGCCGTCCGCGGTGATCGTCCCCGTACCGGCGATGGTGCGGCCCCCGGTGAGGTCGCCGCCCTTCCCGTCGCCGTCGAGCATGTCGATGATGCCGAGGGAGAGGAAGAGCCCGGCGCTGGGCCCGCCGATGTCCCCGAGGTCCACGCTCACCCGCATCGAGCCGGGCTCGCGGTCCAGGTGGTTCAGGGCGGCGTCGACGGCGACGTTCTGGGAGTCCTTCATGTCGTTCAGGTTGTGCTGCTCGATCTCCTTCTCGGAGCCGCCGGTCGGGTAGACGGAGTCCCGGGGCATGACCGCCCGGTCCGTACGGAACCAGCCGTCCAGCACGTTGCCGATCCGGACGTCCGCCTTGGGCCCGGTGGCGACGATCGTCGTCATCCGCAGCTGCCCCTCGGTGGGCCGGGTCTCGGCGCCGGTGATGGTGATCACCGGCTTGCCCCGGTCCTCGCCGAGCACGTCGGCGGTCACCCCGGGCTGCGCCAGGGTGAACGGGAGCGGCGCGAGGGCCGCCGTACCGAACAGGGCGAGGACGGGCAGCGCGCAGAGGGCGAGCGCGCGGGGGCGCGAGAGACGAGTGAGCACCCGTCCAATCTAACCGCCGGGCGGGACCGGGAACGCGCCAGGCGTACGCCCCCGCCGCGCCTCCTCCCCGTACGCCGGTCCCGTACATACGGGAACACGTCCAACCGCGCCCCCGTACGTACGGAACGGACGCCCTGCGGCAGGGGGCCGCCCGTACGTACGGAACGGGGGCGCCCCTACCGCAGGGCGTCCGCCACTTCCCGGGCGGCGTCGAGCACGCGGGGCCCGACCCGTTCCGGTACGGCGTCGGCGAGCATGACCACGCCCACGCTCCCCTCCACCCCCGAGACCCCGACCAGCGGCGCCGCCGCCCCGCTGGCTCCGGCTTCGAGCTCGCCGTGGGTGAGGGTGTAGCCGGGGTGGCCGGCCGCCGTCTGCTGGCGGGCGGAGAGGATGGCGCGCCCCGCGGCCCCCCGGTCCAGCGGGTGGCGGAAGCCCGCCCGGTAGGCCACGTGGTAGTCGGTCCAGGTGGGCTCGACGACGGCGACCGCGAGGGCGTCGCTGCCGTCGACGAGCGTGAGGTGGGCGGTGGCCCCTATGTCCTCGGCCAGGGAGCGCAGCGCGGGCAGCGCGGCCTCCCGGACGAGGGGGTGCACCTGTCGGCCCAGGCGCAGCACACCGAGCCCGACCCGGGCGCGGCCGCCCAGATCGCGGCGGACCAGGGCGTGCTGCTCCAGGGTGGCGAGCAGCCGGTAGACGACGGTCCGGTTGACGCCGAGTTTGTTGGACAACTCGGTGACGGTCAGACCGTGATCGGTATCGGCGAGCAGTTTGAGGACCCGCAGTCCTCGGTCGAGCGTCTGGGAAGTCTCCGCTGTCACGACGCCCTCTCCTCTTCGGGTGAGCGACGGCGGCCCTGTTCCGGGGGTTGCGACACCGGTCCCAGCGGCGACGCACGGAGAGGCCGCCGGTCTGGCCATAGGCACCGGCTGCGCTCCGCGGCGGCTCTGCCACGGGGCGTTCATATGGCCGGGACAGTAGCGAGCCAGTCCGCTCAGCGGAAGCCCTCGTCCAGAATCCGGGCGCCTCTCGGGGCGGGGTCCTGACCGTACGGCATAACCGCCGGTCAGCGCGGTGGTGTCCGAAACGCGAACGTCTACGCGCGTCCTGGTCGACAGACGTGATGGTGACCCTTCGTACACCTCATGTGAACTGTCGTTAACTCACCGTGAATTGAAGCGCGCATATTTTTCCGGCTGGGCGTGCCGGGAAGCGCCAGGTGGCCGAAAACGGGTGTACGGCCCACCCCGGAACCGGACGTGCGGCCACCCCGGAACCCGACGTGCGGCCCGCCCCGGACAGGACCGGAGCGGGCCGCACGGCAGGAGGGCGGGGCGGGCGGGGCGGCCCCGTCACGTCATCCGGGTCGCCCACTCCTGGACCTTGGCGATACGCGTCTGGATCTGGTGGGCCGTGGCCTCGGCGCTCGGGGGGCCGCCGCAGACGCGGCGCAGCTCGTTGTGGATCACACCGTGGGGCTTGCCGCTCTGGTGGGTGTAGGCGGAGACCATCGTGTTGAGCTGCTTGCGCAGGCTGAGGAGCTGCTTGTGGGTGACGACGGGCCGGGCCTCGGCGGGCTTCTCCAGGAGGTCGGCCTCCTCGGCCGGCTTCTGGCGGCTGTGCGCGATCTGCCGGCTCTGGCGCTTCTGGAGGAGAAGCTGCACCTGGTCGGGTTCGAGGAGGCCGGGGATACCGAGGTAGTCCTGCTCCTCCTCACTGCCCG carries:
- a CDS encoding IclR family transcriptional regulator, which codes for MTAETSQTLDRGLRVLKLLADTDHGLTVTELSNKLGVNRTVVYRLLATLEQHALVRRDLGGRARVGLGVLRLGRQVHPLVREAALPALRSLAEDIGATAHLTLVDGSDALAVAVVEPTWTDYHVAYRAGFRHPLDRGAAGRAILSARQQTAAGHPGYTLTHGELEAGASGAAAPLVGVSGVEGSVGVVMLADAVPERVGPRVLDAAREVADALR
- a CDS encoding transcriptional regulator translates to MAENEQGDRPHPHADRTDRKIHHVDARALRAIAHPLRLRLLDTLREFGPATASKLGDRLGESSGSTSYHLRQLAESGLVEDAPELGKGRERWWRSVHQGSTVESADFMTHADPEVRGAIEFLLHETATTHARDLNTWLGTSGDWPEEWQRSWDLSDFKIRLTPELSLELSHKVHELVESYRGRVPEDTEGSAMVQTHLHVFPRPSE
- a CDS encoding permease; protein product: MSPSHPSGPGSGPASGPGSGPGSGKGPAAPTRPPGEHDVKGHAFHDEESDPSPAPAAPARRITWRKLVVLPLVLAVILVITYIWITTIHLDSIAENSLSGGNVQLRWWQHVRLTAISTFWVLIIAIPLGIALTRRRLRKAAPAFTALANIGQATPAIGLLALLVIWLGIGPRTAIIGIVIYAVLPVLSNTVAGLRAIEPNMIEAARGMGMSGRGVLFKVELPLAVPLILAGVRTALVLNVGTATLATFGGGGGLGDLITSGIQTQRMPVLVIGSVLTVVLALLVDWLASLAELALTPRGLEER
- a CDS encoding MFS transporter, with translation MHHHHRHRHRLPLAATLAANSISTAGTSLTLIGVPWFVLETTGSAGRAGVVAFCATLPIVVAALIGGPFIDRIGRRRTAVVSDTVCGLAIAAIPLLHRAGALEFWMLCALMALNGFAHTPGNTARYVLIPDLAEHAGTTLPRAASLFDAVSRGARMVGAALAGILIAFAGSETVLLLDAATFGLSALLVAVGVRGVGAAEPRKGGAPVSLRTYGTELREGYAHLLGNRLLLAIVLMVMLMNGTDQGWYAVLLPVHAEAELGGARDIGLLTALFGAGGLAGALLYGAVGHRFPRRAVFTVCVILCGAPRFLVAAVTGTTLPLAVTMLLGGIAGGVLNPILTTVIYERVPDRLRSRVSGALTAGCEFAMPLGGLAAGLLVEGTGSTGALLAMGGVYFLATLSPLVFPSWRTMEGAAASAEEAAGEAAGREEAAGEAAGREPAVPPPPKGISSSAPSRRSPAP
- a CDS encoding glycine/betaine ABC transporter substrate-binding protein, which translates into the protein MRTTTYGFRVLAAASLLLVGGCGLKSGSPMVDEVSPGSVGRGEPLKGATLTVTSKNFSENIILGQMTGLVFKAAGAEVIDRTNLPGSISAREAIINGDADAQWDYTGTGWITFLGHADPIVDPKKQYEAVRDEDRGNGVVWLPPAPLDNTYALAISKKNNAKYRLKTLSDVAALAKRDPGAVTICVENEFASRDDGLPGMEKKYGMKIPAGNIQKMDAGIIYTQVSESDSCLLGEVFTTDGRIEAMDLDVLEDDKDFFPNYNASPVIHLATFEKYPVIAELLDPLAKKLTTEVARTLNAKVDVEGEDPHEVAKEWLVAEGFIEEG